One stretch of Microvirga lotononidis DNA includes these proteins:
- a CDS encoding alpha-hydroxy acid oxidase, whose product MTETKNGRIDDRYATNEKYTTLRGIHRDAQRHLSEVEWNYLWCGTGDEVTLRDNTAAFDRYRFVTPLFAGISNPDTRTHVLGFDLSFPAFIAPFGGEAAFHPGGHLAIGRAAEAVGIHQMVPVAASFPLEDIAAASSVASIFQMTFVGDEDAAVDLMERAKAAGYKYICVTYSPIRQWRERMMEDRFSIRGERGPANFGPGRSDPAALVELLEFTQPRWTWEQVKRVIARSPLPCIVKGVTSVKDAHASLDAGAVGLYVSNYGGRTVDRTPAALDVLPSIRKSVGRDVPIIFDSGIRRGSDIVTALALGANAVALGRLIALGLAADGEHGVRRTLELLQREFWTTLGHLGCSQVQDVGEAVLYRHELDTGR is encoded by the coding sequence ATGACAGAGACGAAGAACGGCCGGATCGACGATCGCTACGCGACCAATGAAAAATACACGACGTTGCGTGGAATTCACCGCGACGCCCAGAGGCATCTGTCGGAAGTCGAATGGAATTATCTCTGGTGCGGCACCGGCGACGAGGTCACCCTCAGGGACAATACGGCGGCGTTCGATCGCTATCGGTTCGTCACTCCGCTTTTTGCCGGGATCAGCAACCCCGATACGCGAACCCATGTTCTCGGATTTGATCTGAGCTTTCCTGCCTTCATCGCTCCGTTCGGCGGCGAGGCCGCGTTCCATCCCGGCGGACATCTCGCGATCGGGCGTGCGGCCGAAGCGGTCGGCATTCACCAGATGGTTCCGGTGGCCGCATCGTTCCCGCTCGAGGACATCGCGGCTGCCTCCTCCGTGGCATCGATCTTCCAGATGACGTTCGTCGGCGACGAGGATGCCGCCGTCGACCTCATGGAGCGGGCGAAGGCCGCCGGCTACAAATACATTTGCGTCACCTATTCCCCCATCAGGCAATGGCGGGAACGGATGATGGAAGACCGCTTCTCCATCCGGGGCGAGAGAGGCCCCGCCAATTTCGGACCTGGGCGGTCCGACCCGGCTGCTCTCGTCGAATTGCTCGAGTTCACGCAGCCGCGCTGGACCTGGGAGCAGGTCAAGCGGGTCATCGCCCGCTCGCCGCTTCCCTGCATCGTCAAAGGCGTCACGAGCGTCAAGGACGCGCATGCATCGCTCGATGCCGGCGCGGTCGGGCTTTACGTTTCGAATTACGGCGGTCGCACGGTCGACCGGACACCTGCGGCTCTCGACGTTCTGCCATCCATCCGGAAGTCGGTGGGACGGGACGTTCCGATCATCTTCGACTCGGGCATCCGTCGGGGCAGCGATATCGTCACGGCACTTGCATTAGGCGCGAATGCGGTCGCGCTTGGCCGTCTCATTGCGCTTGGCCTGGCGGCCGACGGTGAGCACGGAGTTCGGCGGACGCTGGAACTTCTGCAGCGCGAGTTTTGGACGACACTGGGTCACCTGGGCTGCTCCCAGGTCCAGGATGTGGGCGAGGCTGTTCTCTATCGACACGAGCTGGATACAGGGCGCTGA
- a CDS encoding RidA family protein, whose amino-acid sequence MTEIIRHRKHKIMHGAVEHNGVLYFGGHAANDLSKGMADQTREVCAKLDKFLAELGSDKTKILAARIYLSDMSQKEEMNKAWLEWIPEDDLPSRATIGIASLGDPNRLIEVIITAAR is encoded by the coding sequence ATGACTGAAATCATCCGTCACCGGAAACACAAGATCATGCACGGCGCCGTGGAGCACAATGGCGTGCTGTACTTCGGCGGGCATGCCGCCAACGACCTGTCGAAGGGCATGGCGGATCAGACCCGGGAGGTCTGCGCCAAGCTCGACAAGTTCCTCGCGGAACTCGGTTCCGACAAGACGAAGATCCTCGCGGCGCGAATTTACCTGAGCGACATGTCGCAGAAGGAAGAAATGAACAAGGCCTGGCTCGAATGGATTCCCGAGGACGATCTCCCGTCGCGGGCCACGATCGGCATTGCCAGTCTCGGCGATCCCAATCGCCTGATCGAAGTGATCATCACCGCCGCGCGATAG
- the ytfQ gene encoding galactofuranose ABC transporter, galactofuranose-binding protein YtfQ, giving the protein MKARHLLTTIGMAALMLSSGAAYAQNKMTIGFSQVGSESGWRAAETKVSKLEAEKRGVDLKISDAQQKQENQIRAVRSFIAQGVDAIFIAPVVSTGWDAVLKEAKDAKIPVVLLDRSIDTKDDSLYLTAVTSDTVYEGKVAGEWLAKTTGGKCNVVELQGTVGSSPAINRKKGFDEVVAANPGMKIVRTQSGDFTRTKGKEVMESFIKAEGGGKNICAVYAHNDDMAIGAIQAIKEAGLKPGTDIKIVSIDGVPDIFKAMSDGEANVTVELTPNMAGPALDALIAYKKDGTAPKKWIQTESKVFTPDTAKAEYDKRKDLY; this is encoded by the coding sequence ATGAAGGCCCGTCATCTCCTGACGACGATTGGCATGGCTGCACTGATGCTGTCCTCAGGCGCCGCGTATGCCCAGAACAAAATGACCATCGGGTTCTCACAGGTCGGATCGGAATCCGGCTGGCGCGCCGCCGAGACGAAGGTTTCGAAGCTCGAAGCCGAGAAGCGCGGCGTGGACCTGAAGATCTCCGACGCGCAGCAGAAGCAGGAGAACCAGATCCGCGCGGTTCGCTCCTTCATCGCGCAGGGCGTGGACGCCATCTTCATCGCTCCGGTCGTGTCGACCGGTTGGGACGCGGTTCTTAAAGAGGCCAAGGATGCCAAGATCCCGGTCGTGCTGCTCGACCGCTCCATCGATACGAAGGACGATTCCCTTTATCTCACCGCCGTGACATCCGACACCGTCTATGAGGGCAAGGTGGCCGGCGAGTGGCTTGCAAAGACAACCGGCGGCAAGTGCAATGTCGTGGAGCTGCAGGGCACGGTCGGATCGAGCCCGGCGATCAATCGCAAGAAGGGCTTCGACGAAGTCGTCGCCGCCAATCCCGGCATGAAGATCGTCCGCACGCAGTCCGGCGACTTTACCCGCACCAAGGGTAAGGAAGTGATGGAAAGCTTCATCAAGGCGGAAGGCGGTGGCAAGAACATCTGCGCCGTCTACGCTCATAACGACGACATGGCGATCGGCGCCATTCAGGCCATCAAGGAAGCAGGCCTGAAACCCGGCACGGACATCAAGATCGTCTCAATCGACGGCGTTCCGGATATCTTCAAGGCCATGTCCGACGGAGAGGCGAACGTTACTGTCGAGCTGACGCCGAACATGGCGGGTCCGGCCCTCGACGCGCTCATCGCCTACAAGAAGGACGGCACGGCGCCGAAGAAGTGGATTCAGACGGAATCCAAGGTCTTCACGCCGGACACGGCCAAGGCCGAGTACGACAAGCGCAAGGATCTCTACTGA
- a CDS encoding NAD(P)/FAD-dependent oxidoreductase, which produces MRVVVIGAGILGSSVAYHLAMNGIEVEVFDEVHQGKATLAGAGIVCPWATKVTDPEWYALYAAGARYYADLVEGLTQRGETDLGYGRVGALVVAEDRKELDAAEQRIQSRIAHAPEAGNVRRVSAAEAKRLFPPLREDLDGIYIPGGSRVDGRLLAAAMTRAAVAAGAVLRHDHVSLELREGRARAIRSDGSPIEADEIVVTAGAWASQILRPLGMEHPVRPQRGQIVHLRLSGTETRSWPVLLPMTSHYMLAFDDSRVVIGATREDNTGFDYRVTASGQAEVLNAGLAIAPGLASATIIETRIGFRPAGDGYKPILGRVAGMDGLVIGNGLGAAGLTIGPYAGRLLAQICMGEAPDTDTSPYAPASA; this is translated from the coding sequence ATGCGTGTCGTCGTGATCGGCGCGGGGATCCTTGGATCCAGTGTCGCCTATCATCTTGCCATGAACGGCATTGAAGTCGAGGTGTTCGACGAGGTTCACCAGGGCAAGGCGACCCTGGCGGGGGCGGGGATCGTTTGCCCCTGGGCCACCAAGGTCACCGATCCGGAATGGTACGCTCTTTATGCCGCCGGAGCGCGCTACTATGCCGATCTCGTCGAGGGACTGACCCAGCGTGGCGAAACCGATCTCGGATATGGGCGGGTCGGTGCGCTCGTCGTGGCCGAGGACCGGAAGGAGTTGGACGCCGCGGAACAGAGAATTCAGTCCCGCATCGCCCATGCGCCGGAGGCCGGAAACGTACGCCGCGTGTCGGCTGCGGAAGCGAAGCGGCTGTTCCCGCCTCTGCGGGAGGATCTCGACGGAATCTATATTCCTGGCGGCTCTCGCGTCGACGGCAGGCTTCTCGCCGCAGCCATGACCCGTGCGGCTGTCGCGGCCGGCGCCGTGCTCCGGCATGACCACGTCTCGCTCGAACTGAGGGAAGGAAGGGCACGCGCCATCCGCAGCGATGGAAGCCCGATCGAAGCGGACGAGATCGTCGTCACGGCCGGCGCCTGGGCTTCGCAGATCCTGCGTCCCCTCGGAATGGAGCATCCCGTTCGTCCGCAACGAGGCCAGATCGTTCACCTGCGCCTGTCGGGAACCGAAACGCGCTCTTGGCCCGTGCTGCTCCCGATGACCAGCCATTACATGCTGGCCTTCGACGATTCCCGTGTCGTGATCGGCGCAACGCGCGAGGACAATACCGGGTTCGATTATCGCGTCACCGCGAGCGGCCAGGCCGAGGTCCTCAATGCCGGCCTCGCAATCGCGCCCGGCCTCGCCTCGGCCACGATCATCGAGACACGGATCGGCTTCCGGCCCGCAGGCGACGGCTACAAGCCGATCCTCGGGCGTGTCGCGGGGATGGACGGGCTCGTCATCGGCAACGGCCTTGGCGCAGCGGGCCTCACCATCGGACCCTATGCAGGGCGCCTGCTGGCTCAGATCTGCATGGGCGAGGCGCCGGATACCGACACTTCTCCCTACGCTCCCGCCTCGGCGTGA
- a CDS encoding dihydrodipicolinate synthase family protein, with translation MSSSGIHSTRPYRGVFPVAPTIFHDDGTLDLEGQKRAIDFMIEAGSDGLCILANFSEQFLLTDEERETVTKTVLDHVAGRVPVIVTTSHFSTEICADRSRRAEAAGAAMVMIMPPFFGATLRVSEAGIYEFFRRVSDAITIPIMIQDAPMAGTFLSAPFLARMAKEIANVSYFKIEVPGTAVKLRELIALGGDAIEGPWDGEEAITLMADLDAGATGAMTGGAYPDGIRQIIDPYMAGKKEEAAAAYERWLPLINYENRQGWLLAAKVLMKEGGVIRSDAVRHPLQPLHPEIRKGLLEVARRLDPMVLRWGR, from the coding sequence ATGTCCTCGTCCGGCATTCATTCCACGCGTCCGTATCGCGGCGTTTTTCCGGTGGCGCCGACCATCTTCCATGACGATGGGACGCTCGATCTCGAAGGCCAGAAGCGCGCCATCGATTTCATGATCGAAGCCGGCTCGGACGGCCTGTGCATCCTCGCGAACTTCTCCGAGCAGTTCCTGCTGACCGACGAGGAGCGCGAGACCGTCACGAAGACGGTGCTCGACCACGTCGCCGGCCGGGTTCCGGTCATCGTCACCACCAGCCATTTCTCGACCGAGATCTGCGCCGACCGCTCCCGGCGGGCCGAAGCCGCGGGCGCCGCCATGGTGATGATCATGCCGCCGTTCTTCGGCGCGACGCTGCGCGTGTCGGAGGCTGGGATCTACGAGTTCTTCCGCCGGGTTTCGGATGCCATCACCATCCCGATCATGATCCAGGATGCCCCGATGGCCGGCACCTTCCTGTCGGCCCCCTTCCTGGCGCGCATGGCCAAGGAGATCGCCAATGTGTCCTACTTCAAGATCGAAGTGCCCGGCACGGCGGTGAAGCTGCGGGAGCTGATCGCGCTGGGCGGTGATGCCATCGAAGGCCCCTGGGACGGCGAGGAGGCGATCACCCTCATGGCCGATCTCGACGCCGGCGCCACCGGCGCGATGACGGGCGGAGCCTATCCGGACGGCATCCGCCAGATCATCGACCCTTACATGGCCGGCAAGAAGGAGGAGGCCGCCGCCGCTTACGAGCGCTGGCTTCCGCTGATCAACTACGAGAACCGGCAGGGCTGGCTGCTGGCCGCCAAGGTGCTCATGAAGGAAGGCGGCGTGATCCGTTCCGACGCCGTGCGCCATCCGCTGCAGCCCCTACATCCGGAGATCCGCAAGGGCCTGCTCGAGGTGGCCCGCCGTCTCGATCCGATGGTGTTGCGCTGGGGTCGGTAA
- a CDS encoding IlvD/Edd family dehydratase, translating to MTEEKKRQLRSQAWFGRQDKMGFYYRSFLKNSGFPQDQFEGRPVIGICNTWSELTPCNAHFRTIAEHVKYGVLDAGGFPLEFPVSSLGEVTMRPTAMLFRNLAAMDVEEAIRAHPLDGVVLLMGCDKTTPALLMGAASADLPTIGVSGGPQLRGVYRGKYIGSGTNIISMSEQLRAGEVTLQEFHEAEGGMNRSAGHCMTMGTGSTMASMVEALGVGLPENAAIPAADARRNHLARMAGRRIVEMVNEDLVLSKVMTREAFENAIRTLAAIGGSTNAVVHLLAIAGRVGIDLTLDDFDRLGREIHCLVDLMPSGRFLMEDFYYAGGLPVVLRTLGERGLLHKDALTVNGKPIWENVKDAPCWNREVITTFEEPFKPEAGIAILKGNLAPNGAVIKPSAASPELMQHTGRAVVFETIEELHHRIDDDDLDIDETCIMVLKNCGPKGYPGMAEVGNMPLPQKLLKKGVRDMIRISDARMSGTAYGTVVLHVAPEAAAGGPLALVQNGDMITLDVAARSLHLHVEAEEMERRRAAWVPPAPHAERGWAKLYIDHVLQADKGVDLDFLVGRTGSPVPRDNH from the coding sequence ATGACCGAAGAGAAGAAACGCCAGCTTCGCAGCCAAGCCTGGTTCGGACGCCAGGACAAGATGGGCTTCTATTATCGCTCCTTCCTGAAAAACAGCGGCTTCCCGCAGGACCAGTTCGAAGGCCGCCCGGTCATCGGCATCTGCAACACATGGTCCGAACTGACGCCCTGCAACGCGCATTTCCGCACCATTGCCGAGCATGTGAAATACGGCGTGCTGGATGCCGGCGGATTCCCGCTCGAATTCCCGGTCTCCTCTCTCGGCGAGGTGACCATGCGCCCAACGGCCATGCTGTTCCGCAACCTCGCGGCCATGGACGTGGAAGAAGCCATCCGGGCTCATCCTCTCGACGGCGTCGTGCTTCTCATGGGGTGCGACAAGACCACCCCTGCCCTTCTCATGGGCGCGGCGTCGGCGGATCTTCCGACCATCGGCGTGTCGGGCGGCCCGCAGCTGCGCGGCGTCTATCGCGGCAAATATATCGGCTCGGGCACCAACATCATTTCCATGAGCGAGCAGCTGCGCGCCGGGGAAGTGACGCTGCAGGAATTCCACGAGGCGGAAGGTGGAATGAACCGTTCGGCCGGCCATTGCATGACGATGGGCACGGGCTCCACCATGGCCTCCATGGTCGAGGCGCTCGGCGTCGGCCTGCCGGAGAATGCCGCGATCCCGGCCGCCGATGCGCGGCGCAACCATCTCGCCCGCATGGCCGGACGGCGCATCGTCGAGATGGTGAACGAGGATCTCGTGCTGTCGAAGGTGATGACGCGCGAAGCCTTCGAAAACGCCATCCGGACGCTGGCTGCCATCGGCGGCTCGACCAACGCGGTCGTGCATCTTCTCGCCATCGCGGGACGGGTCGGGATCGATCTGACCCTGGACGATTTCGACCGCCTCGGCCGCGAGATCCATTGCCTCGTCGATCTCATGCCATCCGGCCGCTTCCTGATGGAGGATTTCTATTATGCCGGCGGCTTGCCCGTCGTGCTGCGCACGCTCGGCGAACGCGGTCTGCTGCACAAGGATGCGCTCACCGTCAACGGGAAGCCGATCTGGGAGAACGTGAAGGACGCGCCGTGCTGGAACCGCGAGGTGATCACCACCTTCGAGGAGCCCTTCAAGCCGGAAGCCGGCATCGCGATCCTCAAAGGCAACCTCGCTCCCAACGGGGCCGTCATCAAACCGTCCGCCGCTTCTCCGGAGCTCATGCAGCACACCGGCCGCGCGGTCGTGTTCGAGACCATCGAGGAACTGCACCACCGGATCGACGATGACGATCTCGACATCGACGAGACCTGCATCATGGTGCTGAAGAACTGCGGCCCGAAGGGCTATCCGGGCATGGCCGAGGTCGGCAACATGCCGCTGCCGCAGAAGCTCCTCAAGAAGGGCGTGCGCGACATGATCCGCATTTCGGATGCGCGCATGTCCGGCACGGCCTACGGCACGGTGGTGCTGCACGTGGCGCCGGAAGCCGCCGCCGGCGGCCCTCTGGCGCTGGTGCAGAACGGCGACATGATCACGCTCGATGTCGCGGCGCGTAGCCTGCATCTCCATGTCGAGGCAGAGGAGATGGAGCGCCGCCGCGCCGCGTGGGTTCCGCCGGCTCCGCATGCCGAACGCGGCTGGGCCAAGCTCTATATCGACCATGTCCTGCAGGCCGACAAAGGTGTCGATCTGGACTTTCTCGTGGGTCGGACAGGATCGCCCGTCCCACGCGACAACCATTGA